A genomic stretch from Neodiprion fabricii isolate iyNeoFabr1 chromosome 3, iyNeoFabr1.1, whole genome shotgun sequence includes:
- the LOC124177300 gene encoding fatty acid synthase-like isoform X2: MNTVPSPYPDYHPDIPRRAGKINNIEKFDARFFGVHFKEAHSMDPMARMLLEHTYEAIIDAGVHPGKLRGTNTGVFIGSCYSDTEITWVYSDSPVNGLGLLGCSRSMMANRISLWFGFKGPSYAVDSACSSSLFALDHAYKAIRTGQCDAAIVGGCHLCLHPFVTQQYFLLGTLSPDGRCKVFDAEGNGYCRSEAVSTIYLQKSKDAKRIYAQVVHVKTNCDGYKEEGITYPSIKMQRILLEQCYEECKVSPSDLAFLEAHGTGTKVGDPVEVSAVEKVFCPGRNTPLRIGSVKSNLGHSEPDSGLCSIAKVIIAMESGIIPPNIHYNRPREDIKALTTGRIQVITEPTPWNGGYVGVSSFGFGGCNAHVLLKSNPKEKVNNGVPNDDMPRLVVVSGCTEEAVTTLLDDLGIRPVDVEYVNLFHNIFTEEIPGHFYRGYTVLPPRGISENIKRSVQYYSSEKRPIWFVFSGMGSQWVGIGENLLMIPAFAKTVRKCDKVLKPHGVDIVNILTNKDPKSFDNIIRSRVGITTIQIGFVDVLSSIGIVPDKVTGYLFGELGCAYADGCLTAEQAVLAAYFEGLIMAENYTVYGTTAVVWIDTVKLSSLCPPDINIVCRNGPESSIISGPEDSMRKFAEKLQAGNILVGNLLRSNIFSQSCTTERAGLQLLDYVQKVIPDPKPRRQKWLSAPDANRKSKSTSVWHFTDIYHTSKLLEPATVEDVSCFLPNNAITIEIAPVNFLEASLRDCGNQLVTNISLLKYENGIDVEDFLSAIGRMYEIGLSPQLSNLYPTIQYPVSRGTPMISPLIRWEHSEDWYVARVPKEEKLKTGRRVIDIDFGSEEFGWLLGHVVDGRHLIPGTGYLILIWQTLAMMEAKKYTEISVVFENVKFHRATTISKEHGVKLEIMIQRGSNAFEVTEGGTTVTTGFIRVVPHPAQERIKTNLLPNIAEELCLTSKDIYKEFNLRGYEQTGLFQGLKEASLGGTKGRITWANNWVAFLDNMMQVKFIGVNNRRFVLPISIRKLVIDCKTHLRHLDTMPDANKEFLVHYYKDLDAIVSGGIEMRGIGSTSIPRRKPVGDPVIEEHTFIAYRDGAKMELTVLIKIALQIAIENNFNNKVKTVELINNVDNISHGDLTSPVIQEVLRDMPFIQMDLNIITPLNKFSDDASLSGIKIIESQKLSTEFDALLIIINGLFTSNRAEMVEKIQTATRPGGFILVREPLKTNVDSIRNTMSKITDVILDKRTSDELVILFRKRVQTFELTTVIKIRNDEFTWLTTLQAALKVASETKQRTQKQILILSEGDFESGLMGLLTCLLREPGGEVIRGLLIQDLRAPKFSLDNPLYSQQLKLGLTFNVLRPGNLWGSYRFLSLKPLALKPVYHAEVSQHTHGNLSTIKWIEGRIQPNAQHRDIVKIHYSSINFRDLMLVTGKLAVEVAEKTRQSQESAIGFEFSGRDLNGRAVMGMIETGAMSNLCVCDRDLLWSVPDSWTLEDAATVPVVYGTAYYALMLSGKMKKGDKVLIHAGTGGVGQAAITLALHEGCEVFTTVGTPEKRVFIRKQFPQIDDDHVGNSRDTSFEQLILRKTRGRGVDIVLNSLAEEKLQASVRCLAPGGRFLEIGKFDLAANNPLGMEAFLKGISFHGILLDKIFTASSETKKKLVAMVDDGIKTGAVKPLVRTVFLMDQIEAAFRYMSAGKYIGKVIVKTGDDDGTRLPLALPRYNCSENGSYLILGGLGCFGLELADWLVLRGAKKLVLTSRKGIGTGYQRMRFHIWKNYGVKIVVVVGKDASIPEDCEAILKKATALGPVHAIFNLAVVLKDALFENQTVESFKEPFVAKARATEQLDKLSRTLCPQLKQFVVFSSVSCGRGTAGQTNYAMANSIMERICERRSAENLPGLAIQWGAIGDVGIAAEMGENYKELVTGGTLPQRIDSCLQELDGFLQQKSPIVSSMVVAKKTALTNGAEHIVDAIANIMGLKNMNSMCVHTPLPELGMDSIMAVEIKYTLEHEFNIFLTTSEIRHLNFAKLQDMSQRDSKKYGNRKKSPQQLDDSASIFQLLNILTVEGMSKNVCVPLMTTAEDARQVFILPGIEGACTIFKAIAGKLKSANTACLQYGPFSLNTTSIDEMADYLIPYIKARSMDRKKFLLVGYSYGSIVSIELARRLENEGFTGRLVMLDGSPDYVKTFLSSLTTKSEDELQTFVFLKIMDAVASFAVSKLTTELFSCRDWEEKIAAFTRNMPKNNLLNFTPEDQNTLCLGIYRRIKALLDYDCSNLLPIKSPVTLVRTRASSILFDTEDYGLKRLTQNKMKIYYAEGDHITMLNDDICAAAINEELALNVIPGSK; this comes from the exons ATGAACACTGTACCCAGCCCATACCCAGACT ATCATCCAGATATCCCGCGACGAGCTGGGAAGAtaaacaatattgaaaaatttgatgctcGATTCTTCGGCGTGCACTTTAAAGAAGCCCATTCTATGGATCCTATGGCGAGAATGTTATTGGAACATACTTACGAAGCTATTATTGATGCTGGCGTTCATCCTGGGAAACTTCGTGGCACTAACACCGGAGTCTTCATTGGTAGCTGCTACAGTGATACAGAGATAACATGGGTCTACTCGGATTCACCG GTAAATGGGTTAGGTCTACTGGGTTGCAGTCGCTCCATGATGGCCAATCGGATCTCTCTTTGGTTTGGATTTAAAGGACCTAGCTATGCCGTAGACAGTGCGTGCAGTTCTAGTCTTTTCGCTTTAGACCATGCGTATAAAGCAATTAGAACTGGACAATGTGATGCTGCGATCGTTGGAGGATGTCATTTGTGTCTTCATCCATTTGTGACTCAACAGTATTTTCTTCTTG GAACGCTTTCCCCTGATGGAAGGTGCAAAGTATTCGACGCTGAGGGAAACGGATACTGTCGTAGTGAAGCGGTGTCCACGATTTATCTTCAGAAATCGAAGGATGCCAAACGTATCTACGCGCAGGTTGTTCACGTAAAAACAAATTGCGACGGTTACAAGGAAGAAGGCATTACTTATCCGTCGATTAAAATGCAACGTATCTTATTGGAACAATGTTACGAAGAGTGCAAAGTTTCGCCATCTGATCTGGCTTTCTTAGAGGCACATGGTACTGGAACCAAAGTAGGTGATCCTGTGGAAGTTAGTGCAGTAGAGAAGGTATTCTGCCCAGGACGAAACACCCCGCTTAGAATTGGCTCAGTTAAATCAAACTTGGGCCATTCAGAACCAGACAGTGGTCTTTGTTCCATCGCTAAG GTTATAATTGCAATGGAGAGTGGAATCATTCCACcaaatatacattataatcGTCCTCGTGAAGATATCAAAGCTTTAACAACTGGTCGCATCCAAGTAATTACCGAACCAACGCCATGGAACGGTGGTTACGTTGGTGTAAGCTCTTTTGGTTTTGGAGGTTGTAACGCCCACGTTTTGCTGAAATCAAATCCGAAAGAGAAGGTCAATAATGGTGTACCTAATGACGACATGCCGAGACTCGTTGTCGTATCTGGATGCACCGAGGAAGCTGTTACAACTTTGTTGGACGAC CTTGGAATCAGACCAGTGGACGTGGAGTACGTTAACCTATTTCATAATATATTCACTGAAGAGATTCCAGGACATTTTTACCGTGGATATACCGTATTGCCACCACGAGGTATATCGGAAAACATCAAACGAAGTGTGCAGTATTACTCAAGTGAGAAACGGCCGATATGGTTTGTATTCTCTGGAATGGGATCTCAGTGGGTTGGGATCG GTGAAAATTTGCTGATGATCCCAGCATTTGCCAAGACAGTTCGAAAGTGTGACAAAGTTCTCAAACCTCATGGTGTGGACATTGTCAATATTTTGACTAACAAGGATCCGAAATCATTCGATAACATTATCAGGTCACGTGTTGGTATTACTACAATACAG ATTGGCTTCGTAGACGTATTGTCATCTATCGGTATCGTACCAGACAAAGTTACTGGATATCTGTTTGGAGAGTTAGGCTGCGCCTACGCTGATGGCTGCTTGACCGCGGAACAGGCGGTCTTAGCAGCATATTTTGAAGGTTTAATTATGGCGGAAAATTATACGGTTTACGGAACCACGGCAGTTGTATGGATTGATACCGTGAAATTGTCGAGCTTGTGTCCACCTGATATAAACATAGTTTGCCGTAATGGTCCTGAAAGCTCAATAATTAGCGGGCCAGAGGACTCTATGAgaaaatttgcagaaaaattaCAG GCTGGGAATATCTTGGTTGGAAACCTACTTCGCAGCAATATTTTCTCTCAAAGCTGTACTACGGAAAGAGCAGGCCTGCAATTGTTAGATTATGTTCAAAAAGTAATTCCAGACCCGAAACCTCGCAGGCAGAAATGGTTGTCTGCCCCTGATGCaaatagaaaatcaaaaagTACTTCAGTTTGGCATTTCACAGACATATACCATACAAGCAAACTTCTCGAGCCCGCTACCGTTGAAGATGTATCCTGTTTCTTGCCGAACAATGCAATCACCATTGAAATAGCACCGGTTAATTTTCTGGAAGCCTCTTTGCGAGATTGTGGGAATCAGCTTGTTACCAACATTAGTTTACTTAAATACGAAAATGGTATCGACGTGGAAGATTTTCTTAGCGCTATCGGAAGAATGTATGAAATCGGATTATCTCCTCAGTTATCCAATTTGTACCCCACTATTCAGTATCCAGTCAGTCGAGGAACTCCGATGATTTCTCCATTGATACGTTGGGAGCACTCAGAAGACTGGTATGTCGCTCGTGTgccgaaagaagaaaaacttaAAACAGGACGAAGAGTTATTGACATCGACTTCGGCAGTGAGGAATTTGGATGGCTGTTAGGGCACGTCGTTGATGGAAGACACTTGATACCAGGAACTGGCTACTTAATATTAATTTGGCAAACTCTGGCGATGATGGAAGCAAAGAAATACACGGAAATCTCGgtagtttttgaaaatgtgaagtTCCACCGAGCGACTACGATTTCAAAAGAACATGGCGTTAAGCTGGAAATCATGATCCAAAGAG GATCGAACGCGTTTGAAGTTACCGAAGGTGGTACTACCGTCACAACTGGATTCATTCGTGTCGTTCCACACCCGGCTCAAGAACGCATCAAGACTAATTTGTTACCCAATATCGCAGAGGAACTATGTCTAACGAGCAAAGATATTTACAAGGAGTTTAACCTTAGAGGTTACGAGCAAACAGGATTGTTCCAGGGCTTAAAAGAAGCATCTCTGGGAGGAACCAAAGGCCGTATAACGTGGGCGAATAATTGGGTAGCTTTTCTGGATAACATGATGCAAGTAAAATTTATTGGAGTCAACAACCGGAGATTCGTTCTTCCAATCAGCATTCGGAAATTAGTGATTGATTGTAAAACACATTTACGTCACCTTGATACAATGCCGGATGCTAATAAAG aATTCTTGGTGCATTACTACAAGGATTTGGACGCTATTGTGTCTGGTGGAATTGAAATGCGCGGCATAGGATCCACCAGCATACCTCGCAGAAAACCAGTTGGGGACCCCGTTATAGAAGAACATACGTTTATAGCGTACCGCGATGGAGCCAAGATGGAACTGAcagttttaataaaaattgctcTGCAAATAGCAATTGAAAACAACTTCAATAACAAAGTGAAAACAGTTGAACTGATAAATAATGTGGATAATATATCCCATGGGGACTTAACATCTCCTGTGATTCAAGAAGTTTTACGCGATATGCCCTTTATACAAATGGATTTAAATATCATTACGCCCCTCAATAAATTTTCGGATGACGCCTCACTCTCCGGTATTAAAATCATCGAGTCACAGAAATTATCAACTGAATTCGATGCTCTTTTAATTATCATCAATGGACTGTTCACAAGCAACAGAGCCgaaatggtggaaaaaatacaaacagcCACGAGACCTGGAGGCTTCATTCTGGTTAGAGAGCCACTGAAAACAAACGTTGATAGTATTCGAAATACAATGAGCAAAATCACTGACGTCATTCTCGACAAACGCACCTCTGACGAACTTGTAATTTTGTTCCGTAAAAGAGTACAAACATTTGAATTAACTACCGTTATCAAGATCAGGAATGATGAATTCACATGGCTCACTACGCTGCAGGCTGCTCTGAAGGTAGCAAGCGAAACGAAACAACGTACCCAAAAGCAAATACTTATTTTAAGCGAAGGCGATTTTGAGAGTGGTCTCATGGGATTGCTAACTTGTCTGCTAAGAGAACCTGGTGGTGAAGTTATAAGAGGGCTATTGATCCAGGATCTGCGGGCTCCCAAATTCTCTTTGGATAATCCATTGTACTCACAGCAACTGAAATTGGGGTTGACATTCAACGTTCTACGCCCTGGAAACCTGTGGGGATCTTATCGGTTTCTGTCGCTGAAACCATTGGCGTTGAAACCCGTTTACCATGCTGAAGTAAGCCAACATACACATGGTAATTTGAGCACAATTAAATGGATTGAAGGTAGAATTCAACCCAATGCACAACACAGGGACATCGTCAAGATACATTATTCGTCGATAAACTTCCGTGACCTTATGCTGGTTACCGGAAAATTAGCCGTCGAAGTGGCCGAAAAAACGAGACAATCGCAAGAATCCGCAATTGGATTTGAATTCTCCGGACGAGATTTAAACGGTCGCGCGGTTATGGGAATGATCGAGACTGGGGCTATGTCAAATTTGTGTGTCTGTGACCGGGATCTTCTTTGGTCGGTACCGGATAGCTGGACGTTAGAAGACGCAGCTACGGTGCCTGTTGTTTATGGAACGGCCTATTACGCGCTCATGTTGAGTGGTAAGATGAAGAAAGGAGACAAAGTGTTGATACACGCCGGAACCGGTGGCGTTGGACAGGCAGCGATAACTTTAGCGCTTCATGAAGGCTGCGAAGTCTTCACAACCGTGGGCACACCAGAAAAACGAGTGTTCATCAGAAAACAATTCCCACAAATCGACGACGATCACGTTGGAAATTCTCGAGATACAAGTTTCGAGCAACTGATTCTTCGTAAAACTCGTGGACGAGGCGTGGACATTGTATTAAATTCCTTGGCTGAGGAAAAGTTACAAGCATCTGTTCGTTGCTTGGCACCGGGCGGACGATTTTTGGAGATTGGAAAATTTGACCTTGCAGCAAACAATCCCCTTGGCATGGAAGCTTTTCTAAAGGGCATCAGTTTTCATGGAATTCTTCTGGATAAAATATTCACTGCCTCctctgaaacgaaaaagaaactggTGGCAATGGTTGATGACGGAATCAAAACTGGTGCCGTTAAGCCGCTTGTTCGTACTGTATTTCTGATGGACCAAATTGAAGCAGCATTTCGGTACATGTCAGCTGGAAAATACATTGGCAAG GTAATTGTCAAAACTGGTGATGATGATGGAACACGTCTTCCTCTTGCACTTCCCCGATACAACTGTTCCGAAAATGGCAGCTATCTTATTCTTGGTGGCCTTGGTTGCTTTGGTCTAGAGCTTGCAGATTGGCTCGTACTTCGTGGAGCCAAAAAATTAGTCCTCACGTCCCGAAAAGGAATCGGTACTGGGTATCAACGAATGCGCTTTCACATTTGGAAAAACTACGGAGTCAAAATTGTCGTTGTAGTAGGAAAGGATGCCTCAATTCCCGAGGATTGTGAGGCCATCTTAAAAAAAGCGACAGCACTTGGACCAGTTCACGCTATCTTCAACTTGGCTGTAGTATTGAAGGATGCtcttttcgaaaatcaaacgGTGGAGTCATTCAAGGAACCTTTCGTAGCTAAAGCTAGGGCCACAGAGCAGTTGGATAAATTATCAAGGACGTTATGCCCGCAACTGAAACAATTTGTAGTGTTTTCATCGGTTTCTTGTGGCAGAGGTACTGCAGGACAAACGAACTACGCAATGGCCAATTCGATCATGGAAAGAATATGCGAGAGAAGATCAGCAGAGAACTTACCAGGATTAGCCATTCAATGGGGAGCGATCGGTGACGTCGGAATAGCCGCAGAAATgggtgaaaattataaagaatTAGTTACTGGCGGTACTCTACCACAGAGAATTGATTCTTGTCTGCAAGAGCTTGACGGCTTCTTACAACAAAAAAGCCCAATAGTATCCAGTATGGTGGTTGCTAAGAAAACGGCTCTTACTAACGGAGCTGAACATATTGTCGATGCGATCGCAAATATAATGG GACTCAAGAACATGAATAGCATGTGTGTACATACACCATTGCCAGAACTAGGAATGGACTCTATAATGGCAGTTGAAATCAAATATACTTTGGAGCAtgaattcaatattttcttgaCCACATCGGAAATCCGTCATCTGAATTTTGCGAAACTCCAAGATATGTCTCAGCGAGACAgcaaaaaatatggaaatcgGAAAAAGTCACCGCAGCAACTAGACGATTCTGCCAGCATATTCCAACTCCTTAATATTTTAACAGTTGAGGGGATGTCGAAAAATGTTTGTGTGCCTCTGATGACTACAGCTGAGGATGCGAGACAAGTCTTCATATTACCAGGAATCGAAGGTGCATGTACGATATTTAAGGCAATAGCTGGCAAACTGAAATCGGCAAACACCGCCTGTTTACAATACGGACCATTTTCCCTGAACACAACATCGATAGATGAGATGGCCGACTATTTGATTCCC TATATCAAAGCACGAAGCATGGACCGCAAGAAGTTTTTATTAGTTGGGTATTCCTATGGAAGTATAGTGTCTATCGAGCTTGCAAGACGTTTGGAAAATGAGGGTTTCACTGGTCGCCTTGTGATGCTCGACGGCTCACCTGACTACGTCAAAACATTCTTGTCATCCTTGACGACAAAGTCTGAAGACGAGCTGCAAACTTTCGTGTTTTTGAAGATTATGGATGCGGTGGCATCATTCGCAGTTTCAAAG CTTACCACTGAGTTATTTAGCTGCCGTGACTGGGAGGAGAAAATAGCAGCGTTCACAAGAAATATgccaaaaaataatttattgaattttacacCGGAGGATCAAAACACCTTGTGCTTAGGTATTTATCGTCGCATAAAGGCCCTCCTGGACTATGACTGTTCAAACCTACTACCAATCAAGTCTCCAGTAACCTTAGTCAGAACTAGAGCTTCAAGCATTTTGTTCGATACAGAAGACTATGGTCTGAAACGC CTTACGCaaaataagatgaaaatatACTATGCGGAAGGAGATCACATCACGATGCTGAATGACGATATTTGTGCGGCGGCAATTAACGAGGAACTCGCCCTAAATGTTATACCTGGTTCAAAGTGA